CGGGAAAAACTTCGGTTCTCCCACCTCGGGAGGGGTCGCTTTTCAAGCGCAGTTGGGAGGAGTGGCATTTAAGCTCTATCTTTTGGGTGCGAGATACCCTAGGGGTACCATCCCTTGGGTAGGCAGCGGCGCCCTCTGACACTGCAGCCTGCCCCTTTCAGAGCACTTGGTAGATCGGGTTAGGGTTCGTGCCTGCAGGGCACTGCGGGGCGGCTTCCGGGGACGGGGCAGGGGTTCCACGCTCGCCCTCACTGGAGTCAGCTGCCTCTTGGAGTGGAGGTGACTCTGGTGTCGCATCAGTCATCAGGAGCGCGGGCGCCGCAGGACTCTCAGTGGAGATGCGCTCCACAATGCTGGACAGGCAGTCGAGGCTCGACACTGCAGCACTCTTCCCGGGCCTGGGCTCTGCGCGGGGAGGAGTAGGCTAGTAAGCAGGGGTTGAACCATGGCAAGTCTCTCACTCCATGGGTCCAATGCTTTGGGGCAGAGGGGACACTGAGGACCTACCAGAGTCTGGGACTGTccagagagagtgggggggggcgAAAGGGGAAGTAGCTGAACATTTAGGTTTTCATTCCCTGCACCATCACCCAACATATATGTATGCTGGGGGTGGAGGTACTAGTTAGAGGGAAGACGGAACAGCTCAAAGGGGACGGGGAGGCAGGGCTAGGCCGGGTATACGCACCGCTGGGTGCCTCATTGTAGTAGGCGCCGTCGTAGCAGGTCCGCCGCCGGGCGCCGCTTGGGGGGCCGCTATAGTCCATCTGTAAACGGCAAGGATGACCACGTCAGGTCGGCGGGACTGCGAAGAGCCCGAGCACCACTCCCTATAGCTGCCCCCTCCCCAACTCCAAAATTTCAGCCACGAATTCCGGGACCGCGTCTGTTGGTCTAGCATGAGCTCAGATCTGCATTATGCAGGGCCAAACAAATGAAGGATGGACgtatctgcatttttaaaaatatttatttttaaagtttttagtggacacaatatctttattttacatttatatggtgctgaggattgaactcagtgcctcaagcatgttaggcgagcactgtactactgagccacaaccccagcctcaccccatccaccgcccccccccccgccagtaTCTGCATTTTGGAAGTAGGGATAAGTAAAGAAAAAGCGTGCCTTTATGTTCGCGGAGTAGTATTCTAATAGCTCCGCCAATCCTGCGGATCGCGAAAGTCTTGCGCACCTCCACAGTAATAGGCTGCTCTTACGACAGCTGCCCAGTACACCGGGATCcacgccccccccacccccgcgaCCGCTGCCCAGTTCACCAGGAAGGCCCACCCCTCAGGGTTCAGTTCCCTGTGTTCAGAAACGCGTCGCATATATCCCTAGCGCTGCCTTCTTTTCTCCTCCCGCCTGGGGTACCGGCCTTACCATGCCGTCAGAGCAGTTGGAGCGTGGGCTGGACGCGTCTGAGTCGCCGCTGTAGTGCTCGCCGCTGCGGCCTGGGGGCAGCGGGCCCGGCGCATAGAAGGCAGTAGCACCAGGTGGCGCGGCGTCTTGGTCGCGCAACAGAGCCTGAAGGCCCTCGATGTAGCGGATGGCATTGCGCAGGATTTCCACCTTAGGCAGCCGCTGGTTGGGGTTGCTGGACGTGCAGCGCTTGAGCGTCTCAAAGGCCTCATTAACTTTGCTCAGGCGGCGCCGCTCACGCATGGTGGCAGCCTTGCGACGGTCTGCGTTGGTAGTCTTGCGCTTGCAAGCCTTGCAGGCCCACAGTAGGCAGCGGCCCGCCTGGTGGTGCCCGCTGGGCGCGCGCACATGTTCATCCTCGCGCGCGCTGGGGGCCGGGAGAACAGCTGCAGGGAAGTGAGAGTGCTCCTCGGGCTTCAGGAGCGCTCCCACGTGCACGAGGCGCGGGTCAAGATCCTCGAAAAAGCGCAGGTCCGGGGAGTCGAAACATGGGTCGTCGTAGAAATCGTCTGCTGTGGCAAAAGAGCAGAGGGAACCGTCTGGGCCCGTCAAGTCCACGTCTCGGAGCGGGGGCGACAGTAGCTCCATATCCCAGCAGGGAACCTGGCCTCGCTCAACTTGAAAAGGCAGGAGTTGCCCAGAACTTTCTTGTCACTCCAAAGTCCCGGCGGTGCAGTGGCAAAGTGCCGGGCGTTTGAATGCACGCCCGACTGTCCTCACCCCGCCCTGTCCTGTGGGGCGGGACGTGTGGAAAACCAACGGAGCGCTCTGGGGCTTCCTTACCCCTAACTTCGCGCGCGCCAGGAGCTCTGGGCTATTTATCTGTGGTAGCCTAAATGCCCGGGTGCTGGAGCAGGCGGCTGGGGGCGGGGGAGCCTAAGGCCAATAGGAACGGAGCGGGGCGGAGCTTGGGGTCCCCAG
This portion of the Ictidomys tridecemlineatus isolate mIctTri1 chromosome 4, mIctTri1.hap1, whole genome shotgun sequence genome encodes:
- the Myod1 gene encoding myoblast determination protein 1, whose translation is MELLSPPLRDVDLTGPDGSLCSFATADDFYDDPCFDSPDLRFFEDLDPRLVHVGALLKPEEHSHFPAAVLPAPSAREDEHVRAPSGHHQAGRCLLWACKACKRKTTNADRRKAATMRERRRLSKVNEAFETLKRCTSSNPNQRLPKVEILRNAIRYIEGLQALLRDQDAAPPGATAFYAPGPLPPGRSGEHYSGDSDASSPRSNCSDGMMDYSGPPSGARRRTCYDGAYYNEAPSEPRPGKSAAVSSLDCLSSIVERISTESPAAPALLMTDATPESPPLQEAADSSEGERGTPAPSPEAAPQCPAGTNPNPIYQVL